GCCCTCCGGAAGGACGTACCTGCGCGGCCTGTCCGCCCGAACGGTGCTCGACCTGCTGTGCCACACGCGCGCGGCCCATGCGGTGCCTGACTCCGGGCTCGCCGTGAGGCTGCCTCGCGTGATTCGGCCGGGGCACACGTGTGAAGATGAAGACGCACTCGCGGCGCGGCTGCTGTCCATCTGGTCCGACACCGTGCGAGCCCATGTGGAAGCCGGCCCCCACGAGGTGAGCCTGAGCGGTGGGGTGGACAGCGCGGCCCTGTGCGCGATGGTCGCGCGACATGCCCCCGGCCGGGTGCGCGCGTGGACCATGGACGTGCACTTCGCGGACGCGGTGGAGCGGAGCAACGCGCGGCGGATGGCACAGGTGACGGGGGCGGAGTTGGTGGACGTACGCATCCCCGACGCCGTGCTGCCGGACCTGTTCGAGCAGGCGGTCCTCGCCAACCAGACCGTCATCCTCAACGCCCGCGCCGTGGCGAGCTTCGCGTTCTACCTGGAGGCCCACCGGCTGGGCGCCGGCCCCGTCCTCCTGAGCGGCGCGGGCGCGGACGAGGTCCTCCAGGGCACCCCGGGCGCCATGGCCTCCGCAAAGGCCCGTGTGGATGAAGACCGGGTCCTCGCCGTGGAGGTCTTGCGGCCCGGCGCGCTGGCCGCGCTGGTCGACGAGGCCCCGGTGCCCACGACGGGCCATGTCACTGTGGACAACTTGCGGGCCTCGTTCAGCGGCGACCCGCGCGATCATGAGGATGGCCTTGGAGCCCCCGGGGGGGCTGTGGACAACTCGGGAACACCTCTGGGTCAGGCCAAGGCCCGCGATCAGAAGTCGGCGGCCCGCGCTGCATCGCCCGCTGGGGAAACCGGGGCCGTTCCCTCTGGAACCCGTGGTCGCGATCAAACAGTGCCCTCGCGCGCCGGGCTCCAGCCTGTGGACAACTTGAGGGGTGTTTCCGAGGGCGTGAACAGCGATCACACTCCAGCGTCCCCCCCTGTGGACAACCTGGGGGACGTACTCGCGGCGCTGCCCGCTCCGTGGGAGCTGTCCCCGGTGGATGCATCCGCATCCGGCGAGCTTCGCTACGCCGAATGGGTGCTGCGGGAGCTCATCCTCCCGCCCGAACTGCGAGGCGCCCGGGCCCAGGGCCTCACCGTCCGCACGCCGTACCTGGACCCGGACTTCGCTCGGATGGCGCTCGCGCTGCCGGAGTCCGTGCTGATGCGGGATGGGTTCGGCAAATGGCTGTTCCGTCATGCGGTGCGTTCGCTCGTGCCCGATGAGGTGCGCCTCGCGCGCAAGCTGCCCCGATATGGACACACCGCGCTCTCCAGTCCGGTGCGTTCGCTTTGGCTGGAGCTGTACCGCGCCTGGCTGTGCCCCGAACGACTGGAGCCCCTCCAGGTCATCGATCCCCAGGCGGTCTCCCGCCTGCTGGAGCGCTACACGCGCCTGTCGCCCGAGGACGCTCGGGCCGGGGTGATGGATCGATTGTTGATGCGACTCGTGTCCCTGGCCATGCTCCAGGCCCACGCCGAGGCGCATCCCCCATGTCCCGAGTCCTGATCGCCACCTCGCCCGAGAAGGGCCACCTCAATCCCATGGTCGGGGTGGCTCAATGGCTGCGCCGCCTGGGGCACACCGTGGGTTGGCTGTGCATCCCCGAACCGACCTCGCAGTTGGACGGACTGGGCGTGGAGGTCCTGCGCCTGCCTCACCGTGAAACCCAGCCCCCCGGCATTGAAACGGGAGGCGAAGCGCTGGCGAAGCTGGTGCTGGACGACGTGGCCCTGGGCAAGTGGATCCGTGGCCTGCTGTTGGACGCGGCTCCCGCATTCCTGGAGCCGGTGCGCGAGGTGGTGCGCGCCTTCCGCCCCGACGTGATGGCCCTGGACGGCATGCAGTACGCGGCGGTGCTCGCGGCGCACACGGAAGGCATTCCGTGGGCAGGCGTGTCCTCCGCGCTCACGCTGCTGGAGCCTCGGCCGGACATTCCCTTGCTGCGCAACGTGCGAGCACTCGCGAACGACCGGCAGGCGCTGTTCCAGAAGCATGGCTTCGACGCGCGCTTCCGCACCTGTGAATGCCTGTCGCCCCGGCTCAACGTCATCTTCGCCACCGAGGCCTTCCTGGGCCCGGACGCGGGAGTCCCGCCGAACACGCTGCTCGTAGGGCCCTCGGTTCCGCCCGAGTCCCGGGGCGACGAAGTGTCCTTCCCGTGGGAGCGCCTGGGAGGCAAGCCCATGCTGTACGTGTCCTTCGGCAGCCAGATTTCGTATCAGCCGGAGCTGTTCCGTCTCATCGCGGAGGCCGCGCGGCCCTTCAACGTGACGCTGGTGTTGTGCGCGGGCGAGCTGGCCGACACGGACTTCCCGAACACGCTGGCCGGTGACGTGGTGGCGGTGCCTTACACGCCGCAGCGACAGGTGCTGGAGCGCGCGGCCGCGTTCATCTCCCACGGAGGCGCCAACTCCGTGATGGAGGCGATGACGGCGGGCGTGCCGATGTTGCTGCTGCCGGTGTGCAACGACCAGCCCGTGCAGGCGCACTTCCTGGAGAAGTCCGGAGCAGGGCTCGCCAGGGACCCAAAGCACCTCACGGTGGAGACATGCCGAGAGGCCATCGCCCAGCTCCTGGCGCCCGCGTCACCGATGCGCGAACGGGTGGCGGAGATCTCCCGGTCCTACCGGGGCCACGACGGCGCCAGGGTCGCCGCCGAACGCATCGCCGGACTCGTCGCGTGACATCCGTGCAGTGGAGTCCGCGCAGGCACCATCCCCCGGGCATCACCCCGCTGGAGGTGTGGAACCTGCCTGTGTCTGGCCGGGAACTGTGGGAGGTCTTGGGCTCGCCGTGGGTAGAGGAGGACCGACGCGCGGGAGTGCCGGGCACCACGCTCACGGCGCGCCTCATGCCGGCGCTGGCAGAGGCGCTCGCGTTGCTCGTGATGCGACACGCCCCGGATGCGGCGTATCTGAGTGGAGGGCTGGCGGAGCTGGATGGCTTCCAGGCCGCGCTGAAGGAAGCCACGGTCGCCCTGCCCTGCCCAGTCCACGTCGCGCCCACGCCCCGCTTCGCGCCCGTGCACGCGGGCCTGCACATGTTGGAGGCACAGGGATTCAACACACCAGTCTGCGTGGACGTGGGCCAGACCAGCATCAAGTGCGCGAGGCCCGGCTCAACGCGTGTCTTCGAGCGGGATCTCACCCACCTGCCACCGCTGTTCATCGGACAGCCACGTCCCAGGGACGGCCACCACATCCGGGACACCGTGGTTTTCATCGCGGGCGCGCTGAACACATTCCTCAAGGAGGACGCACGGACCGCGCCGGACGCGCTGTGTCTCGCATTGCCGTGTCCGCTGGATGAGGACCTGACACCAGGAGGCTGCACCTACGGCTTCGAGGGTGCGGCGTCGTTCGTGCCGGACATCCTCGCCCGCGCCGGGTTGCCCGAAGCAGGAGGCCCGGTGTTCGTGCTCAACGACGCGGAGCTGGCGGCCGAATCCGCTCGGCGCGACGCCCGGGTCACGGGGCAGCGGGTGCTGTGCTTGTCACTGGGTTTCGGCCCAGGAGGAGCGCTGCTCGACCAGGGGTGACGTGACACTTGGGAGGGGGAGCCTGGTAGCCTGGTCAAGGACCCGCGCCCATGCCCTCCGACAACGACCAGGCCATCCGGTTGGCGGCCTTCAAGGCCCTGGAGGGACTGGTGGAGCGGTACGGCGACGTGCTGCCCTGGGATGCCATCCAGGAAGGCTTCATGCTCCATCGCGAGCAGCACCTGTTCGCCAACCGGACGCGCGGCATCTTCTGGCCCCGGCAGATGCAGGAGACCGCGCTGTCCATCAAGACCACCGTGCCGCGCGGTTCACGGGTGGCTCGCTACGACGATGACAACGTGGCCTCGGACGGGGCCTTCCTCTACAAGTTCCAGGGCACGGACGTGGAGGCCCGCGACAACCGCCGGCTCGTGCGCGCGCAGCAATTGGACGCGCCCCTCATCTACTTCTACGGCATCGAGCCCGGCCTGTATCAGCCGCTGTGGCCCGTCTACATCTCCGACGTGGACCTGCCGTCGCACTCCTTCCACGTCATGGTGTCCGCGCCCGATACGGCGCGACTGCTCCAGCCCCAGCGCTACGCGGCGGACGCGAAGGCACTTACCTGGGAGCGCCGCTACACGACGGTGCTGGCCAAGAAGCGCCTGCATCAGGTCGCCTTCCGCCGACACGTCCTGCGCGCCTACGAAGAGCGCTGCGCGGTGTGCGGCTTTCCTCGCACGGAGCTACTGGACGCGGCCCACATCCTTCCCGACCACGACGTCCGGGGACACGCGGAGGTCCCCAACGGGCTGGCGCTCTGCCGACTCCACCACGGCGCCTTCGACACGAACCTGATGGGCTTCCGTCCGAACGGAGTCATCGAGCTGGCCCCCAGCCTGCTCGCCACCCAGGACGGACCGACCCTGGAACACGCGCTGAAGGGCTTCGTCGGAAAGACTCTCCAACTGCCTCGCTCCAACGAGCTGCGACCCAAGAAGCTCTACCTGGAAGAGCGCTACGAGCGCTTCCGCAAGGTGGGCTGAAGCCTCCTGCCCGAAGCACCGGGCACGAGCACGACCCAGCCCAGATGGAGGGGCATCCCATCCAAACGGGCAGGTCCCCGCCCTGCCCGGTTCGCCGATGTGGTGTGCCTTCGAGCCTCTTAGTTTCAGGCTCGAAAGGAACACCCCATGTCCACCGACGCCCTCCAAGCCCTCTCGCAGTCCATCGCCACCGTCGTCGAGCGCATCGCCCCCTCCCTCGTCCGCGTGGAGGCCCGCCGTCGCCGGGGCGCCAGCGGCATCGTCTGGGACGCCGACGGTCACATCCTCACCACCAGCCACGCCGTCGAACACGAAGGCTCCATCCAGGTGGGCCTCGCGGACGGTCGCTCGGTGTCCGCCGAGCTCGTCGGCCGTGACCCGAGCACCGATCTCGCCCTCCTCAAGGCCGACGCCACCGGGCTCACCGCGCTCGCGCCCGCGCCGCTTGATGGCGTGAAGGTCGGCAACGTCGTGCTGGCCCTCGGCCGTCCGGGACGCACCGCCCGGGCGACGCTCGGCATCGTCAGCGCGTTCGGCGGTGACTGGCGCACGCACGCGGGCGGGCAGGTGGACCGCTACCTGGAGACGGACGCCGACCTGCCGCCCGGCTTCTCCGGAGGCGCGCTGGTGGATGCGCAGGGCCGCTTCCTCGGCATCCCCACCGCGGCCTTCTCCCGCACCGCCGCCGTCGTCATCCCCGGCGACACGCTGACGCGCGTGGCGAACTCGCTGCGGGAGCACGGCGGCATCCGCCGAGGCTACCTGGGCGTGGGCGCCTACCCGGTGCGCCTGCCCCGTGAAATCGACGGCACGAAGGCGGGGCTCATCCTGCTGTCGGTGGATCCGGAAGGGCCCGCGCAGAAGGCCGGGCTGCTGCTGGGCGACGTGCTGGTGAGCCTGGGCGGCCAGTCGCTGCACGGCGTGGAGGACCTGCTCGGCTACCTGGGCGACGAGAAGGTGGGCACGTCCCTCCAGGCCAAGGTGCTGCGCGCGGGGGAGCTGCGCGAAGTGCCCGTCACCGTGGGCAAGCGTTCGTGAAAGGAGCCGGCCATGAAGCTGTTGCAGCAGTTGTCCGATGATCTGGAGTCCCTCGTCGCTGGTGCCGCGCCAGCGGTGGTGGGCGTGGAGCACGCGCGCGGCCACGGCACCGGCCTGTTCCTCACGCCGGACGGCTACGTGCTCACCAACCGGCACGTCGTGATGCGCACGCCGAAGCGACTCGTCGTGCAGCTCCACAACGGCGAGGAGCGCCGGGCCACGCTGGTGGGCGGGGATGCTCCCACCGACCTCGCGGTGGTGCGCGCGGAGGGAGATGATTTTCCCACGCTGCCGCTGGCGGATCCGGAGACGGTGAAGGTGGGCCAGCTCGTGATGGCCATTGGCAATCCCTTCCGCCTGGAGCAGTCGGTGTCGCTGGGCGTGGTGAGCGCCATCAACCGCTCCATCACCCTTCCCGACGGCGTCATCCTGGAGGGCATGCTCCAGACGGACGCGGCCATCAACCCAGGCAACTCCGGCGGGCCGCTGCTCGACACGCATGGGCGCGTGGTGGGGCTCAACACGCTGGTGCTGCCGTATGCACAGGGCATCGGCTTCGCGGTGAGCGCGACCACGGCGGCCTGGGTCGCGGGCCTGCTCATCCAGCGCGGCCGGGTGGACCGGAAGTTCCTGGGCATCGCCGCCACGGCGGTGAACCTGGAGCCCGCGCTCGCTCGCGACACGGGCCAGCTCCGGGCCGTGCGCGTGCTGAAGGTGCAGGAGGGCACCCCGGCCGACGACGCCGGACTCCAGCCCGACGACCTGCTGCTCGGCATCAACAGCCGGCCCGTCAACAGCGTGGACGACCTGCAACGGCTGATGGCGCTGGCCAACGACGAAGCGGTGCACCTGGACGTGCTGCGCAAGGGCCGCCGCAAGGGCGTCTCCGCCCGCGCACGCAAGCGCATTGAACCCGTGGCGGCGTGACCCCCGGCAGGCCCCGTTATCCCGTGCGCGAGCCCGAATGGAAGGAAACCGGGGCCGCCACGGAGAGGCTGGGCGATGATGCGTCCCTCGAAGTTCCCATCCAGGGCGCAGGGCATGACATCCGAACAGGACGCACGCGCGGAACTGAACGCACGCATTGATCGCGACGGCTTCGCCATCCTTTCGCGAGGCATCTCCCCTGAAACGGTGGAGGCCCTGCTCCAGGAACTGCACCCGGTGAGTGACGGCGCGAATACGCAGCGACGCGGGGGCGTGCGCAACCTCCTGGAGAACGTGCCCGCCGTTCGTGAGCTGGCCCGCTCGGTCCCTGTGCGCGAAGCCGCGGAGGCCATCCTGGGCCCCCGCTGTTTCGCGGTGCGGGGGCTGCTCTTCGACAAGACCCCGGACGCGAACTGGAAGGTCCTCTGGCACCAGGACCTCACCATCGCCGTGCGCGAGCGACGCGACCTCCCCGGCTTCGGCCCCTGGTCGGAGAAGGCGGGTGTGCCCTGCGTGCAGCCTCCCACGCAGGTGCTGGAGGACATGGTCGCCGTGCGCGTGCACCTGGACGATTGCGGCGAGGCCAATGGCCCGGTGCGGATCCTCGCGGGCTCGCACCGTGAAGGACGCTTGTCCGCAGCGCTCATCCCACGCTGGCTCGAACGCACGGAGCCGCAAGACTGCCTCGTGCCCCGGGGAGGCCTGCTGGTGATGCGTCCCCTGTTGCTGCACGCATCCTCGCCGGCCCGCGTCCCCGCCCACCGCCGGGTCATCCACCTGGAGTTCGCCGCGCATGCCCTGTCCGGCGGGCTCCAATGGCACGCGCGAGTCTGAACCTCACGGCCACGTCAGCATCAACCCGATTCCATCCGGCGCGGGCACCAGCCGCGCCGTGAGCTGCCCGTTCAGCCGCGCGTTGAGGAACGTCAGCACGCCGTCGAACACCAGCAGGAACCCGCCCTGCACCAGCAGGCTCTTGCCCCACCCGCGCAGGCGCGCCGAGTCCTTGCGCGACCCGCGCTCCCACAAGAACCCGCCGAAGGCGATGTAGCCCACGTCCAGGCCCGCGTTGAAGAGCAGCAGCTTCTCCATGCGCTGTCCTTCGGAGAGGCTGCGCGCCAGGTCCCAGGAGCCCGGCTCCGCGGTCGCCTGCCCGTGGTAGCCAATCGCCGCGATGGTCAGGTTGACCAGGTTCCACGCCGCGTTCGCCTGGAAGAAGGCCCGCGTCTCCCCCTCGCTCGCGAAGTGTCCCGCCACGCCCGTACCGATGTTCAGCACCGCCCAGCCGAACAGGATGCCCATGGCGGTGCGGTTCACCCGCACCGCCTCCGCGTTGTGCTCCGCGAGCCACGCCTTGCCGTCGGCGGGGGGCGCGGTGGACTCCTGCC
The DNA window shown above is from Corallococcus soli and carries:
- a CDS encoding HNH endonuclease, with amino-acid sequence MPSDNDQAIRLAAFKALEGLVERYGDVLPWDAIQEGFMLHREQHLFANRTRGIFWPRQMQETALSIKTTVPRGSRVARYDDDNVASDGAFLYKFQGTDVEARDNRRLVRAQQLDAPLIYFYGIEPGLYQPLWPVYISDVDLPSHSFHVMVSAPDTARLLQPQRYAADAKALTWERRYTTVLAKKRLHQVAFRRHVLRAYEERCAVCGFPRTELLDAAHILPDHDVRGHAEVPNGLALCRLHHGAFDTNLMGFRPNGVIELAPSLLATQDGPTLEHALKGFVGKTLQLPRSNELRPKKLYLEERYERFRKVG
- a CDS encoding ROK family protein — translated: MPGTTLTARLMPALAEALALLVMRHAPDAAYLSGGLAELDGFQAALKEATVALPCPVHVAPTPRFAPVHAGLHMLEAQGFNTPVCVDVGQTSIKCARPGSTRVFERDLTHLPPLFIGQPRPRDGHHIRDTVVFIAGALNTFLKEDARTAPDALCLALPCPLDEDLTPGGCTYGFEGAASFVPDILARAGLPEAGGPVFVLNDAELAAESARRDARVTGQRVLCLSLGFGPGGALLDQG
- a CDS encoding S1C family serine protease, encoding MKLLQQLSDDLESLVAGAAPAVVGVEHARGHGTGLFLTPDGYVLTNRHVVMRTPKRLVVQLHNGEERRATLVGGDAPTDLAVVRAEGDDFPTLPLADPETVKVGQLVMAIGNPFRLEQSVSLGVVSAINRSITLPDGVILEGMLQTDAAINPGNSGGPLLDTHGRVVGLNTLVLPYAQGIGFAVSATTAAWVAGLLIQRGRVDRKFLGIAATAVNLEPALARDTGQLRAVRVLKVQEGTPADDAGLQPDDLLLGINSRPVNSVDDLQRLMALANDEAVHLDVLRKGRRKGVSARARKRIEPVAA
- a CDS encoding glycosyltransferase; amino-acid sequence: MSRVLIATSPEKGHLNPMVGVAQWLRRLGHTVGWLCIPEPTSQLDGLGVEVLRLPHRETQPPGIETGGEALAKLVLDDVALGKWIRGLLLDAAPAFLEPVREVVRAFRPDVMALDGMQYAAVLAAHTEGIPWAGVSSALTLLEPRPDIPLLRNVRALANDRQALFQKHGFDARFRTCECLSPRLNVIFATEAFLGPDAGVPPNTLLVGPSVPPESRGDEVSFPWERLGGKPMLYVSFGSQISYQPELFRLIAEAARPFNVTLVLCAGELADTDFPNTLAGDVVAVPYTPQRQVLERAAAFISHGGANSVMEAMTAGVPMLLLPVCNDQPVQAHFLEKSGAGLARDPKHLTVETCREAIAQLLAPASPMRERVAEISRSYRGHDGARVAAERIAGLVA
- a CDS encoding asparagine synthase-related protein codes for the protein MPLRTPAASPSGRTYLRGLSARTVLDLLCHTRAAHAVPDSGLAVRLPRVIRPGHTCEDEDALAARLLSIWSDTVRAHVEAGPHEVSLSGGVDSAALCAMVARHAPGRVRAWTMDVHFADAVERSNARRMAQVTGAELVDVRIPDAVLPDLFEQAVLANQTVILNARAVASFAFYLEAHRLGAGPVLLSGAGADEVLQGTPGAMASAKARVDEDRVLAVEVLRPGALAALVDEAPVPTTGHVTVDNLRASFSGDPRDHEDGLGAPGGAVDNSGTPLGQAKARDQKSAARAASPAGETGAVPSGTRGRDQTVPSRAGLQPVDNLRGVSEGVNSDHTPASPPVDNLGDVLAALPAPWELSPVDASASGELRYAEWVLRELILPPELRGARAQGLTVRTPYLDPDFARMALALPESVLMRDGFGKWLFRHAVRSLVPDEVRLARKLPRYGHTALSSPVRSLWLELYRAWLCPERLEPLQVIDPQAVSRLLERYTRLSPEDARAGVMDRLLMRLVSLAMLQAHAEAHPPCPES
- a CDS encoding DUF6992 family protein; this encodes MAPARLVRSCFVLVLLFLAMPWAAQGQESTAPPADGKAWLAEHNAEAVRVNRTAMGILFGWAVLNIGTGVAGHFASEGETRAFFQANAAWNLVNLTIAAIGYHGQATAEPGSWDLARSLSEGQRMEKLLLFNAGLDVGYIAFGGFLWERGSRKDSARLRGWGKSLLVQGGFLLVFDGVLTFLNARLNGQLTARLVPAPDGIGLMLTWP
- a CDS encoding S1C family serine protease is translated as MSTDALQALSQSIATVVERIAPSLVRVEARRRRGASGIVWDADGHILTTSHAVEHEGSIQVGLADGRSVSAELVGRDPSTDLALLKADATGLTALAPAPLDGVKVGNVVLALGRPGRTARATLGIVSAFGGDWRTHAGGQVDRYLETDADLPPGFSGGALVDAQGRFLGIPTAAFSRTAAVVIPGDTLTRVANSLREHGGIRRGYLGVGAYPVRLPREIDGTKAGLILLSVDPEGPAQKAGLLLGDVLVSLGGQSLHGVEDLLGYLGDEKVGTSLQAKVLRAGELREVPVTVGKRS
- a CDS encoding phytanoyl-CoA dioxygenase family protein; this encodes MTSEQDARAELNARIDRDGFAILSRGISPETVEALLQELHPVSDGANTQRRGGVRNLLENVPAVRELARSVPVREAAEAILGPRCFAVRGLLFDKTPDANWKVLWHQDLTIAVRERRDLPGFGPWSEKAGVPCVQPPTQVLEDMVAVRVHLDDCGEANGPVRILAGSHREGRLSAALIPRWLERTEPQDCLVPRGGLLVMRPLLLHASSPARVPAHRRVIHLEFAAHALSGGLQWHARV